The Saccharomyces paradoxus chromosome XV, complete sequence DNA window ATGGCATAGTATCAACTGCCCTACCACACAACGACTCTGCAActaaaatttcaaatgcaCCTTCTATACGGTGGGATAATTACCATGAGTTTGTCAGAGACATTGATTTCGATAACAGCACGGCTATCTTCAATTCCATTCGAGCTGCTTTAAGACAATCTCCATCAGATATACATCCTGTTGGTGTATCTTATTTCCCCGCCGTAATCCCCAAGGGAACTTTAATGTACCATGCCGGATCAAAAGTGCCAACCACTTTCGAATGGCTAGCTATGGACCACGAGTTCAGCTACTCTTTTGGCTTGAGGTCGCCATCatatggaagaaaatcTCTGGAAAGAAGGCATGGGAGATTCGGCAATGGCACACATGGCGATCGTCCAAAGGGGCCACCACCACCAGACGAAAGAGGTCGTAGTTCTCAAAAGATGCTTACTTATAGAGCAGCACGGGACCTCaacaaatttctttatcttgATGGGGCTTCCGCTGCGAAAACTGATTCAGGAGAGATGGACACGCAGCTAATGTTGTCGAATGttatcaagaagaaattggacCTTCCAGATGACGGTGAAAACGAACGAATGGTAGAACGACTCTACGCCGCCAGAATATGTAAGTGGGGAAAACCGCTCGGGCTTGACGGAGTCATTAGGGTGGAGGTTGGCTTTGAAGTCATCTTGTGTGATTTTTCGGCTGACAACGTCGAGCTCGTCTCAATGCTAGACATGGTTCATCCGAACCAATACCTGGGTCTGCCATCACCTACCGTCATATCAAAGGAAGAGGGTTGGCCTCTAGATGAGGACGGAAATCTAGTTGAAGATCAGCTAACGGATGACCAAAAGGCGATTCTCGAAAGAGAAGATGGTTGGGAGAAGGCTTTATCTAATTTCAACGCCGTTAAGAGTTTCAATTGGTTAAGAGCGGGTGCAGCTCATGACAACGGGGAGCATCGAATCCATATTGACTACAGGTACCTAGTGAGCGGAATAAACAGGACTTACATTGCTCCTGATCCTAACAACAGAAGATTACTTGATGAGGGAATGACATGGGAAAAACAACTGGAGATGGTTGATGAACTAGAGAAGGCTCTGGAAGTCGGGTTTGACGCCACACAAAGTATGGACTGGCAATTAGCATTCGATGAGCTTGTCATTAAATTTGCACCATTGATAAAATCTGTTAGTAACATACTGAACAGCGATGGTGATATTAATGAGTCAATTGCCATCAATGCGACAGCACTCACGTTGAACTTTTGTCTTCGGTTTGAGGCTGCAAGTAACAACAGTGATCAATTCGGTAGTGGGAAAGATTTTGCTCTATACCAATATGTCAGTCCATACCAGGACTTGAAAACGGATGCAGACTTTTTGATTTGGTCATCTGCTGTCAGCGTTGTCGGAGAAATTGTTGATGTCATTTATAAAGTGAATGATTTATTGATACCTGAAGTTTACTCTTTTATGAAAGATAATACAACTTCCAGAGACTTGCAAGAGCATGTTGAAACGGCTCGCTCCGCTGTCGATGGCTTAATTGAATCTTTAGGGTGGATTGAGCTAAATTACCGTTGTGAGACGCAATGCAATTGGGATGAAGTTTGCTACACTCCTTCTTGGGGCCCATCTCCAATGGGCATGACTGACCCAGATTCCCATAATGAGGGATTTGGAACGCACTTTGATGAATCTCGACAAAGATTGGTTATTAACAATAAACTACAATGTATCAGTATAAATGATTTGATGGTTAATCATAACCATTAAAACTTCCCGTGAGAAGACCAATATGGGACAGTATGAAGAGTATGAATTCCAGATGATTCAGTAATAATTATGATGTTTGTTAGGATTCGAGTGATACAATTATATTTCAAAGGagtaattcaaaaaagcaCAGCTGAAGGCAGCCAAGTAGGAAAGAGctaaaaaagagaaaaataaagcctAAAAAAgatcagaaaaaaaagctacaACGAAAGTTTTGGATATAATAGTATTTGTAGACATTTCTGCTTAAATAACCACAGGGGAAATTACATCGACTATTTATCTTTGTAGTATATTAAGATGTATCGGAAACGCCAATTAGAGGCGCCTTTCATTGCTGTAAATGTATCACAATTACGAACTGCCTGAGAGATTTAAAGCACGGTGACAGTCATGCTAACGAGATGTTAGACTTCCACGTTGtgtttatatatagatCAGTTATCTGTCcaatacttttttattttcttcttattttcccaaaaaaaaataaattaacAGATAGCATGATATGAAATCAAGATAAAGACATGGTATAAAAGGCAAGGGAGGGCAGCATTGTAAAGTAAAACAACAGCGCTTGATTTATGTATAATGAATAGCATTATTTAGTAGCGACCCAATGAGTACACGCTAATATTGTATGGCAATGATACAAGAGTAGAGAGACAGAGTGAGTTTTGATAAGTATGCCGGAAGGATGGTGACTATGTTGGAGTCAGTATCAGTGAGGAGTCGTGATGTAGGAAAGCTTTACAGACAAAGTGGTGTcacttctttttatataacGATGAAAATCACTTTTGACGCAATATTGgaagagataaaaaaaacaagtgAAATAAATGCTAAAGGTTGGCAATTATTGCAgccattattattagtgTTAAGTGGGGCAAGAATCTGCGGTTATCTAATTATTTAATCGAGGGTCTAATGCTCCGATGATTTTCAATCCTGTCATATCAAATCACAGGTTGAGCCATTATATCCATGTTTTCTGTACATTCACGACGTTCTGCATATTAGGTACTGAAACACGTCAGGCTATAACGGCGCTTTCCTCCTACACTCCGGCCTTCGTTACTGCTCCCACCGTTCTCTGGTCTAACTGTTCATCCTGCATACTAATGGGGATCATGCAATCTTTAAATGCTTACACTTGGATGAAAGATCACCAAGTCTTGTTTTTAGGTGTAACTACTGGGTACTGTGGTGCCCtgtcttccttttctagtATGCTGCTAGAAGTGTTTGAGCACTCCACAAACTTAACTAACGCTAATATCGCTTATCACACAAAACTGCCAAACAGAGCTTACGGAATAATGGAATTTTTATCTGTCTTGCTCGTCCATCTTATGGTGTCTATGGGTAGTCTTATTTTTGGTAGACAGCTTGGTAAGGAAGTCATTGTTGCTTACGGTTCTAGTGCTTTTTCTAAGCCATATAGCCCTCCTTCAGACACTGTAACCGCAAATGCCGG harbors:
- a CDS encoding uncharacterized protein (similar to YOR389W) — encoded protein: MRFHRQGVSATVGVLLIILFGFCWKLSGSYGIVSTALPHNDSATKISNAPSIRWDNYHEFVRDIDFDNSTAIFNSIRAALRQSPSDIHPVGVSYFPAVIPKGTLMYHAGSKVPTTFEWLAMDHEFSYSFGLRSPSYGRKSLERRHGRFGNGTHGDRPKGPPPPDERGRSSQKMLTYRAARDLNKFLYLDGASAAKTDSGEMDTQLMLSNVIKKKLDLPDDGENERMVERLYAARICKWGKPLGLDGVIRVEVGFEVILCDFSADNVELVSMLDMVHPNQYLGLPSPTVISKEEGWPLDEDGNLVEDQLTDDQKAILEREDGWEKALSNFNAVKSFNWLRAGAAHDNGEHRIHIDYRYLVSGINRTYIAPDPNNRRLLDEGMTWEKQLEMVDELEKALEVGFDATQSMDWQLAFDELVIKFAPLIKSVSNILNSDGDINESIAINATALTLNFCLRFEAASNNSDQFGSGKDFALYQYVSPYQDLKTDADFLIWSSAVSVVGEIVDVIYKVNDLLIPEVYSFMKDNTTSRDLQEHVETARSAVDGLIESLGWIELNYRCETQCNWDEVCYTPSWGPSPMGMTDPDSHNEGFGTHFDESRQRLVINNKLQCISINDLMVNHNH